The Phoenix dactylifera cultivar Barhee BC4 chromosome 17, palm_55x_up_171113_PBpolish2nd_filt_p, whole genome shotgun sequence genome contains a region encoding:
- the LOC103705544 gene encoding pentatricopeptide repeat-containing protein At5g14770, mitochondrial, which produces MKPLKRIKTLASPNPHSLPSLSSLFSSSPPDQKPLLPSLPSQNPHQTHESPPQSPIPPSKSHLYASFFCSLIETYISCSQFSNAITAFHHMRTLGLNPTLHSWNRLLFRFNSSGLVSRVPLLYSDLLHCRRKPNLFTHNIVIHALCKMGMLETALNLLRTVEADTVSYNAVIWGFCEQEMAKIAIGLLSEMLKRGFQFDTVSCNTLVKGLCQKGLLDDAESLMEMLVRGGIGRDLVGFNTLIDGYCKLGSMSGATQLVERMKGNNTSPDIVSYNTLIDGFFRIGEFGMAKNLMDEERLDFEPNVITHTTFVGAYCKRKGLEEAFLLYEDMVKSGILPDVVTYSSLINGLCKNGKLSEGYALLREMENMGIAPNHVTYCNLIDTLYKAGKAREASMLQGEVVARGVVMDLVLYTALMDGLFKAGKVDEAEDVFQLISSLNLIPNHVVYSALIDGHCKAGNMQSAELALLEMQKKSLSANVVTYSSIINGYTIKGMLIEAADVMRKMKERNIPPNVVTYGTLIDGFFKMGKQDAAFEMYREMTDEGLEVNNYVLDALVNGLRKNGKMEAAESLFRDVMRRGVLVDCVNYTSLMDGLFKTGNVSAAFGVGQELMERNLVPDVVVYNVFINCLCMLGKSGEAKSFFTEMKNMGLTPDHVTYNTMISAHCREGLVDKALELCYEMRNSGLVPNLMTYNTLIRALCEVGNVEKAMNLLNEMALAGFCPNASTHRKVLKACSRQKRGDLLLQMHEWMVTMGLRSDITVYNTLIHILCILGMTRKATGVLKDMLGRGISANTVTFNVLMLGHCKSGHLDKAFATYSQMLHGGVLPNTATYNTLLGGLSYAGRIGEADKLINEMQKRGLTPNNVTYDILVSGHGKQGNKKEYVRLYWDMVRKGFIPKVSTYNVLISDFAKVGMMKQAKELFNDMQKRDILPNSSTYDILISGWSKLSNGAEVKRLLKEMNERGFSPCESTLRSISKAFARPGKKWLAHMLLKKMYKT; this is translated from the coding sequence ATGAAGCCCTTGAAGCGGATCAAAACCCTCGCTTCCCCCAATCCCCACTCTCTcccttccctctcctctcttttctcgtCCTCTCCCCCTGACCAAAAACCCCTTCTCCCGTCTCTCCCATCCCAAAACCCTCATCAAACCCACGAATCCCCTCCCCAATCACCCATCCCTCCTTCAAAATCCCACCTTTATGCCTCCTTCTTCTGCTCCCTAATCGAAACCTACATCTCCTGCTCCCAATTCTCCAACGCGATCACCGCCTTCCACCACATGAGAACCCTCGGTCTCAACCCTACCCTTCATTCATGGAATCGCCTCCTCTTCAGGTTCAACTCATCGGGTTTAGTCTCTCGGGTGCCGCTCCTCTACTCGGACCTCCTCCATTGCCGCAGAAAACCCAATCTTTTCACTCACAACATCGTCATTCACGCCTTGTGCAAAATGGGCATGCTCGAAACGGCCTTGAATCTGCTGCGAACCGTTGAAGCTGATACCGTGAGTTACAACGCTGTAATCTGGGGGTTCTGCGAGCAAGAAATGGCCAAAATAGCGATCGGGCTCTTGTCGGAGATGTTAAAGAGGGGGTTTCAATTTGATACTGTTAGTTGTAATACTTTGGTTAAGGGATTGTGCCAAAAAGGGTTGTTGGATGATGCTGAATCGTTGATGGAGATGTTGGTTAGAGGAGGGATCGGTAGGGATCTTGTCGGGTTTAATACTCTAATTGATGGGTACTGTAAACTTGGGAGTATGAGTGGGGCTACTCAGTTGGTGGAGAGAATGAAAGGCAACAATACTTCACCAGACATCGTCAGTTACAACACTCTGATCGATGGGTTTTTTAGAATTGGGGAGTTTGGGATGGCAAAGAATCTGATGGACGAAGAAAGGCTGGATTTTGAGCCAAATGTTATAACACACACAACTTTCGTTGGAGCTTAttgcaaaagaaaagggctggaAGAAGCGTTTCTGTTGTATGAAGATATGGTGAAGAGTGGGATCTTGCCAGATGTGGTTACTTATAGTTCTCTTATAAATGGTCTTTGCAAGAATGGTAAATTATCTGAAGGGTATGCACTTTTGAGGGAAATGGAGAACATGGGTATTGCACCGAACCATGTCACTTACTGTAATCTAATTGATACATTGTATAAAGCTGGAAAAGCTCGGGAGGCATCTATGCTTCAAGGTGAAGTGGTTGCTCGTGGTGTTGTCATGGATTTGGTCTTGTACACTGCTCTGATGGATGGACTTTTCAAAGCAGGAAAAGTTGATGAAGCAGAGGACGTGTTTCAGCTGATTTCATCACTTAATCTCATTCCGAATCATGTTGTTTATTCAGCATTGATTGATGGGCATTGCAAGGCTGGAAATATGCAGAGCGCAGAATTAGCACTTCTGGAAATGCAGAAAAAGTCACTGAGTGCAAATGTCGTAACTTACTCTTCTATCATCAATGGCTATACCATAAAGGGAATGCTCATAGAGGCGGCTGATGTTATGAGGAAGATGAAGGAAAGGAACATCCCCCCCAATGTTGTGACATATGGAACTCTCATTGATGGCTTCTTCAAGATGGGAAAACAAGATGCAGCTTTTGAAATGTACAGAGAAATGACAGACGAGGGCCTGGAAGTTAACAACTATGTCCTTGATGCATTGGTGAACGGGTTGAGGAAGAACGGGAAAATGGAGGCAGCAGAGAGCTTGTTCAGAGATGTGATGCGAAGAGGTGTTTTGGTGGACTGTGTTAATTACACCTCTCTTATGGATGGCCTTTTCAAAACTGGGAACGTGTCTGCTGCTTTCGGAGTTGGTCAAGAATTGATGGAGAGAAATCTAGTCCCTGATGTTGTTGTCTATAATGTCTTTATTAATTGTCTTTGCATGCTTGGCAAGTCTGGAGAAGCAAAATCTTTTTTCACTGAAATGAAAAATATGGGCTTAACTCCTGATCACGTGACATATAACACCATGATTAGTGCACACTGCAGAGAAGGATTGGTAGACAAGGCTCTTGAACTCTGTTATGAAATGAGGAATAGCGGTCTCGTGCCTAATCTCATGACTTATAATACCTTAATCAGAGCTCTCTGTGAGGTTGGGAATGTTGAGAAGGCAATGAATTTATTGAATGAAATGGCTCTTGCTGGATTTTGCCCAAATGCTTCGACTCATAGGAAAGTGTTGAAAGCATGTTCCAGGCAAAAGAGGGGGGACTTGCTTTTGcaaatgcatgaatggatggtaACAATGGGACTACGCTCTGATATAACTGTTTACAATACACTAATTCATATTTTGTGTATACTTGGGATGACAAGGAAAGCTACCGGTGTTTTGAAAGATATGTTGGGAAGAGGGATATCAGCAAATACAGTTACTTTTAATGTTCTTATGCTTGGACATTGCAAGAGTGGCCATCTAGATAAAGCCTTTGCTACATATTCTCAGATGCTACATGGAGGTGTTTTGCCGAACACCGCAACTTATAACACTCTGTTAGGTGGCCTTTCATATGCTGGAAGGATAGGAGAAGCAGACAAACTAATCAACGAGATGCAGAAAAGGGGACTAACTCCCAACAATGTTACTTATGACATACTGGTTTCAGGCCATGGAAAGCAAGGAAACAAAAAGGAATATGTAAGGCTATACTGGGACATGGTGAGGAAAGGCTTCATTCCTAAAGTTAGCACGTACAATGTGCTTATCAGTGATTTTGCCAAGGTGGGAATGATGAAACAAGCTAAAGAGTTGTTTAATGACATGCAGAAAAGAGACATATTGCCTAATTCTTCAACATATGATATACTGATCAGTGGGTGGTCAAAGCTATCAAATGGAGCTGAAGTGAAAAGGCTTCTGAAAGAGATGAATGAAAGGGGCTTTTCTCCTTGTGAAAGTACGCTTCGTTCTATCAGTAAAGCCTTTGCAAGACCAGGGAAGAAGTGGCTGGCTCACATGTTATTAAAAAAGATGTATAAAACTTAA